The Sporomusa termitida genome has a window encoding:
- a CDS encoding FAD-dependent oxidoreductase, translating to MINVVVVGGGWAGCAAALAAAKAGAQVVLLERTDLLLGTGLVGGIFRNNGRFTAAEEAIAMGGGDLFVAMDANSRHRGIHFPGHSHASFYDVTTMEPLVKKILQNYGIDVRSRTRVANVVKYRKKIQYLVNDNDEIIQGDAFVDTTGTSGPMGNCLKYGNGCAMCILRCPTFGPRVSITAKADVKEIIGKKADGSYGAMSGSCKINKDSLRPELKDQLEKEGMVVIPLPENLKKTGMLGKKACSQYAIADYAENIVLIDTGHAKLMTPFFPLDALRTIPGLERARYEDPYSGGVGNSIRYLGMAPCSHSLKVDGVDNLFCAGEKAGIMVGHTEAVVTGLLAGHNAVRCCLDMQYLELPSELAAGDFIAFIHEQMTTEEGLRLRYTFSGSVYFERMKKLELYSSQRGEVNDRVTKTNLTDIYNTCLV from the coding sequence ATGATTAATGTGGTAGTGGTTGGCGGTGGCTGGGCTGGTTGTGCAGCAGCCTTGGCAGCGGCTAAAGCCGGAGCGCAGGTGGTGTTGCTTGAGCGCACCGACTTATTGCTGGGCACCGGTCTGGTTGGCGGCATATTTCGCAATAACGGACGGTTTACGGCGGCTGAAGAAGCCATTGCTATGGGTGGCGGGGACTTATTCGTAGCTATGGATGCCAATAGCCGACACCGGGGCATACATTTTCCTGGACATAGTCATGCTTCCTTTTATGATGTAACTACGATGGAACCTTTGGTAAAAAAGATACTGCAGAACTATGGTATAGATGTCAGGAGCAGAACAAGGGTAGCAAATGTTGTTAAATATCGTAAAAAAATCCAATACCTTGTAAATGATAATGATGAAATAATTCAAGGGGATGCTTTTGTCGATACAACCGGCACTTCCGGACCAATGGGCAACTGCTTAAAATACGGCAACGGCTGTGCGATGTGCATTCTCCGCTGTCCGACTTTTGGCCCACGGGTAAGCATTACAGCTAAGGCCGATGTTAAAGAAATTATTGGGAAAAAGGCTGACGGCTCCTACGGAGCAATGAGCGGTTCCTGCAAAATAAATAAAGATTCACTGCGACCGGAACTTAAAGATCAGCTCGAAAAAGAGGGCATGGTCGTTATCCCCCTGCCGGAAAATCTGAAAAAAACCGGCATGCTTGGCAAAAAGGCGTGTTCCCAGTATGCCATTGCCGATTATGCCGAAAATATTGTGCTTATTGATACCGGCCACGCCAAACTAATGACGCCGTTTTTCCCCCTGGATGCATTAAGAACAATCCCCGGGTTGGAACGGGCCCGGTATGAGGACCCCTATTCAGGCGGTGTGGGGAACTCGATCCGGTACTTGGGAATGGCCCCCTGTAGTCACTCTTTGAAAGTAGACGGAGTAGACAACTTATTCTGTGCCGGCGAAAAAGCAGGCATTATGGTTGGGCATACTGAGGCGGTGGTCACCGGCTTATTGGCAGGACATAATGCGGTACGCTGCTGTCTCGACATGCAGTATCTGGAATTGCCAAGCGAACTGGCTGCCGGTGATTTCATTGCCTTTATTCATGAGCAAATGACTACCGAAGAGGGACTCAGACTCAGGTATACCTTTTCCGGCTCTGTTTATTTTGAACGCATGAAAAAGCTGGAGCTGTATTCTTCGCAGCGGGGAGAAGTTAATGACCGCGTAACAAAAACCAATCTAACAGATATCTATAATACCTGCTTGGTATAG
- a CDS encoding spore maturation protein, whose translation MLLELCEQLSVWAIPGVLLIVPVIGYLRKVKVYEAFIEGAGEGFHTAIRILPCLVAMLIAISIFRASGAMEACVAWMGPVLNVLGVPSDLVPLAIMRPLSGSGSLGLATELLNTYGPDSLIGRIASTVLASTDTTFYVLTVYFGAVGLSNPRYAVLVGVSGDVVSFLASVYICQLLFAH comes from the coding sequence GTGCTGCTTGAATTATGCGAACAGCTGTCAGTCTGGGCTATTCCTGGCGTACTGCTTATCGTCCCGGTTATTGGCTATTTACGAAAAGTTAAAGTATATGAGGCCTTTATTGAAGGCGCAGGGGAGGGCTTTCATACCGCGATCCGCATTCTGCCCTGTCTTGTGGCCATGCTGATTGCGATCAGCATCTTTCGGGCTTCAGGTGCCATGGAGGCCTGCGTGGCCTGGATGGGGCCGGTATTAAATGTTCTGGGGGTACCATCGGACCTGGTCCCCCTGGCCATCATGCGGCCCTTGTCCGGCAGCGGTTCACTGGGGCTGGCCACTGAATTGTTAAATACATACGGGCCGGATTCGCTGATTGGGCGAATTGCCTCTACGGTACTAGCCAGTACGGATACGACCTTTTATGTGCTCACCGTTTATTTTGGGGCCGTGGGGCTCAGCAATCCACGGTATGCCGTATTGGTTGGAGTGTCCGGCGATGTCGTCAGTTTCCTGGCTTCCGTCTATATCTGTCAGCTCCTCTTTGCCCATTGA
- a CDS encoding nucleoside recognition domain-containing protein: protein MASGILYAGLNGRIEVVTLSAISAAKSAVELTINLIGVMCLWLGIMKIAELSGLIRGISYILTPIIGFLFPSVPRNHPAMGAIIMTISANMLGLGNAVTPLGIKAMQELQTLNPKKDTATPAMCTLLALCTTGFTLVPATIIALRSAAGSVNPTEIVGSTLVVSLLATIFVLVIDRLCRAVWKR, encoded by the coding sequence ATGGCAAGTGGAATCCTTTATGCTGGCCTGAACGGACGGATTGAAGTTGTCACGTTAAGTGCCATCAGCGCCGCTAAAAGTGCGGTAGAGCTGACGATTAATCTAATTGGAGTCATGTGTTTGTGGCTGGGAATTATGAAAATTGCCGAGTTATCAGGACTTATCCGGGGCATTTCCTACATATTGACGCCAATCATCGGTTTTTTATTTCCCAGTGTACCCCGGAATCACCCGGCCATGGGCGCAATTATCATGACCATCAGCGCCAATATGCTGGGGCTCGGCAACGCTGTAACACCGCTGGGAATTAAAGCTATGCAGGAACTGCAGACCCTCAACCCCAAAAAAGATACGGCGACTCCGGCTATGTGCACTTTGCTGGCTTTATGTACAACCGGGTTTACCCTGGTGCCGGCAACAATTATCGCCTTAAGGTCAGCAGCAGGTTCAGTTAATCCCACGGAAATTGTCGGCTCCACCCTTGTTGTAAGCCTGCTCGCCACAATTTTTGTTCTTGTTATCGACAGACTATGCCGGGCAGTATGGAAACGGTAA
- a CDS encoding NAD(P)/FAD-dependent oxidoreductase: protein MKKVLIIGGGAAGLLAAISAARHGAAVTVLEKMKDVGRKLLITGKGRCNLTNHCELAELVKNMPGNGAFLYSAFNAFTNQDIVDLLAQAGLPTKVERGGRVFPVSDQAKDVIKTFTKELARLHVAVKTGQTVKKLLFANGALTGAATTDREYLADAVIITTGGASYPGTGSAGDGYRLAQAAGHTIIPIKPSLVPVEVEENWIRELQGLSLKNVAAAVLGNGKKAAEDFGEMLFTHYGLSGPIILSLSKKVSELLAAVPAPEVVLEINLKPALSAETLDKRLQRDFTKFARRQLKNSLHDLLPAKLIPVIIDLSFIDPDKFVHQITKEERLRLLHILQHLPFTISRTRPVAEAIVTAGGVSTKELNSRTMESKLLPGLFFAGEVIDIDGYTGGFNLQAAFSSGYVAGKYAAMQE from the coding sequence ATGAAGAAGGTGCTCATTATCGGTGGTGGTGCAGCCGGGTTATTGGCTGCCATCAGCGCTGCCCGGCACGGTGCGGCAGTGACGGTATTGGAGAAAATGAAAGATGTTGGCCGGAAACTACTCATAACCGGTAAAGGCCGCTGTAACCTAACCAATCATTGTGAACTTGCCGAACTGGTAAAAAATATGCCGGGTAACGGTGCATTTTTATATAGCGCGTTTAATGCCTTCACCAATCAGGATATTGTTGATTTGCTTGCGCAGGCCGGCCTGCCAACGAAAGTAGAGCGCGGGGGACGGGTGTTTCCGGTTAGCGACCAGGCCAAAGATGTTATTAAAACCTTTACTAAAGAATTGGCCAGACTACATGTTGCCGTAAAAACGGGACAAACTGTGAAAAAACTGCTTTTCGCCAACGGTGCTCTTACCGGTGCCGCCACAACCGACAGAGAATATCTGGCCGATGCTGTCATCATAACCACCGGGGGAGCCTCCTACCCAGGCACAGGTTCTGCAGGGGATGGTTATCGCCTGGCCCAGGCAGCAGGGCACACGATCATACCCATTAAACCATCGCTGGTGCCGGTTGAGGTCGAAGAAAACTGGATCAGGGAATTACAGGGCCTGTCGCTGAAAAACGTAGCGGCCGCAGTTTTGGGCAATGGCAAAAAAGCGGCTGAGGATTTTGGCGAAATGCTGTTTACCCATTATGGCTTATCAGGCCCGATTATTTTATCCCTGAGTAAAAAAGTTTCCGAGCTATTGGCGGCAGTGCCCGCCCCGGAAGTGGTCCTTGAGATTAATCTCAAACCCGCCCTGTCTGCCGAAACCCTGGACAAGCGCCTGCAGCGGGATTTTACAAAATTCGCCCGCCGGCAATTGAAAAATTCCCTGCATGATTTATTGCCGGCCAAGCTAATACCGGTAATCATTGATTTGTCTTTTATTGACCCGGATAAATTTGTCCATCAGATTACGAAAGAAGAACGCCTGCGTCTGCTTCATATATTGCAGCATCTGCCCTTTACAATATCCAGGACACGGCCTGTGGCTGAAGCAATAGTAACAGCCGGCGGGGTCAGCACCAAAGAGCTTAATTCACGCACGATGGAATCCAAACTGCTGCCAGGCCTGTTTTTTGCCGGCGAGGTTATTGATATTGACGGCTATACCGGTGGTTTTAATCTGCAGGCAGCTTTTTCCTCCGGTTATGTGGCCGGAAAATATGCGGCTATGCAGGAGTAA
- the aroA gene encoding 3-phosphoshikimate 1-carboxyvinyltransferase — MGEVIKVAPAAGLKGTINIPGDKSISHRSVMLAGLADSPVTVTNFLQAADCRSTIACMQALGVTVEQDEEGQLTVTGNGFYGLSEPATVLDAGNSGTTIRLLTGLLGAQSFFTVLTGDYSLRNRPMARVITPLAKMGLQILGREQSRYAPLAIMPATEITGIEYDMPVASAQVKSAILLAALYAVSPTVIIEPMPSRDHTERMFETFGIPVLRTGNTITLNPVQKLTAPALINIPGDISSAAFWLVAASVIPNSRLTLVNVGVNPTRTGILDVLQAMGADIAVVNERWSGREPVADIIVKSAQLKGTTIGPEIIPRLIDEIPVLAVAALFAEGQTVVQGAEELRVKETDRLKAVSLELSKLGAKITETPDGLIVDGPQQLDFATCYSHHDHRMAMALAVAGLAAQGAEIAAADCVNISYPDFFAVITGLRQE; from the coding sequence ATGGGAGAAGTCATTAAGGTAGCCCCGGCGGCGGGATTAAAGGGCACCATTAATATTCCCGGTGACAAGTCGATATCACACCGCAGTGTAATGCTGGCCGGGCTTGCTGATTCGCCGGTAACAGTGACCAACTTTCTGCAGGCTGCCGACTGCCGGTCAACGATTGCGTGTATGCAGGCGCTGGGGGTTACGGTGGAGCAGGATGAAGAGGGGCAGCTAACCGTTACCGGGAATGGCTTCTATGGCTTAAGTGAACCGGCAACGGTACTTGATGCCGGCAACTCCGGCACTACCATCAGGCTGCTGACCGGCCTGCTCGGAGCTCAGTCTTTTTTCACTGTTTTAACAGGGGACTACTCTCTGCGGAACCGCCCTATGGCCCGGGTGATAACGCCGCTGGCGAAAATGGGCTTGCAGATACTGGGGCGTGAACAGTCCCGCTATGCACCGCTGGCCATTATGCCGGCGACAGAGATTACAGGCATTGAATATGACATGCCTGTTGCCAGTGCCCAGGTAAAATCAGCTATTCTGCTGGCGGCATTATATGCCGTCAGTCCTACAGTAATCATCGAACCCATGCCGTCGCGCGACCATACGGAGCGAATGTTTGAAACCTTTGGGATCCCGGTCCTGCGTACCGGCAATACCATTACCCTGAACCCGGTACAAAAACTCACGGCCCCGGCCTTAATCAATATACCCGGTGACATCAGCTCGGCTGCTTTTTGGCTGGTGGCCGCTTCTGTCATTCCCAACAGCCGGCTTACGCTGGTTAATGTCGGTGTTAACCCGACCCGTACCGGTATTCTTGATGTTTTGCAAGCAATGGGGGCAGATATTGCGGTTGTGAATGAGCGGTGGAGCGGGCGTGAGCCGGTAGCCGATATTATTGTGAAATCGGCGCAGTTAAAGGGCACTACAATTGGGCCCGAAATTATTCCCCGGCTGATTGATGAGATCCCGGTACTGGCTGTAGCCGCCTTATTTGCGGAAGGCCAAACAGTCGTGCAGGGGGCAGAAGAACTTAGGGTTAAGGAAACTGACCGGCTTAAGGCAGTTTCGCTGGAATTAAGCAAACTAGGTGCAAAAATTACGGAAACCCCTGACGGGCTGATTGTTGACGGCCCGCAGCAACTGGACTTTGCCACTTGCTATTCCCATCATGATCACCGGATGGCCATGGCCCTGGCCGTGGCCGGTCTGGCGGCGCAGGGGGCTGAGATTGCAGCAGCAGATTGTGTTAACATTTCATATCCTGATTTTTTTGCTGTTATTACAGGGCTAAGGCAGGAATAA
- the aroF gene encoding 3-deoxy-7-phosphoheptulonate synthase, with translation MIIMMNAPTRDQINRVLDKLRQLGLDGHSITSSDKTMITASGDLSACQPELYERMPGVDRVVIVETPYKLASREFQKKNTTVTVGKACFGGSRIPIIAGPCAIESYNQLYQTGVSVKAAGAAMLRGGAYKPRSSPYTFQGLEMEGLEIIKTVGRELGLPIVSEVTDPRKVGLIAEYVDMLQVGTRNMQNFVLLQEVALTKKPVLLKRGLAATIEEWLMAAEYIMAGGNNQVVLCERGIRTYETYTRNTLDLTAIPVVKHLSHLPVIADPSHGTGNWRWVSPMAKASVAAGADGLEIEVHPCPEEALSDGPQSLTPGNFSQLMSELKPLATALGRSL, from the coding sequence ATGATTATAATGATGAACGCGCCCACTAGAGATCAAATTAACCGGGTACTGGACAAACTCCGCCAACTTGGTCTGGACGGTCATTCGATAACCAGTTCGGATAAAACAATGATTACGGCCAGCGGAGACTTATCAGCCTGCCAGCCAGAGCTATATGAAAGAATGCCCGGGGTAGACCGGGTTGTTATTGTTGAAACACCCTATAAGCTGGCCAGCCGGGAGTTTCAGAAAAAAAACACGACTGTCACCGTCGGCAAGGCCTGCTTTGGGGGGAGTAGGATTCCCATTATTGCCGGGCCTTGTGCCATTGAAAGTTATAACCAGCTTTATCAGACAGGAGTCAGTGTAAAAGCAGCCGGGGCAGCGATGCTGAGGGGCGGAGCCTACAAACCACGCTCATCACCCTACACCTTTCAGGGACTGGAGATGGAAGGTCTGGAAATTATTAAAACCGTTGGCCGTGAGCTCGGACTGCCAATAGTTTCGGAGGTAACCGACCCGCGCAAAGTGGGTTTGATCGCCGAATATGTTGATATGCTGCAGGTAGGCACCCGCAATATGCAAAATTTCGTGCTATTGCAGGAAGTAGCCCTGACTAAAAAACCGGTATTGCTTAAGCGCGGTCTGGCGGCGACGATTGAAGAATGGCTCATGGCCGCTGAATATATCATGGCCGGCGGCAATAATCAAGTGGTATTGTGTGAGCGGGGCATTCGCACCTATGAGACTTATACCCGCAATACCCTGGACCTGACCGCGATCCCGGTTGTCAAACACCTGAGCCATTTACCGGTGATTGCCGATCCCAGCCATGGTACAGGCAACTGGCGCTGGGTAAGCCCCATGGCCAAAGCCTCAGTGGCCGCCGGTGCGGATGGTCTGGAAATTGAAGTGCATCCCTGCCCGGAAGAAGCTTTGTCTGATGGACCGCAATCATTGACGCCAGGCAACTTTTCCCAGCTTATGAGTGAGCTGAAGCCGTTAGCCACCGCGCTTGGCCGTTCATTATAA
- a CDS encoding pseudouridine synthase produces MLERLQKVIAHAGIASRRDAEEIITAGRVTVNGKVVTELGTKIEPRRDRVAVDGKLLKAEKYVYLLLNKPKGVLTTLEDPQGRKTVADIVAKIPERIYPVGRLDYNTEGLLVMTNDGDITHALTHPSHEISKTYLAKVEGFPPEEKLDKLRVGIKLEDGVTAPAKINIVDIDREKKLTTLEIIIYEGKNRQIRRMCEAIGYPVKNLKRIQYAFLTLEGLRRGQYRLLLPREVEELKLLGRKKNG; encoded by the coding sequence ATGCTGGAACGTTTGCAGAAAGTGATTGCCCACGCCGGAATTGCTTCCCGGCGGGATGCGGAGGAAATCATTACCGCCGGCCGGGTTACAGTCAACGGGAAAGTTGTGACTGAGCTGGGAACTAAGATTGAGCCCCGGCGAGACCGGGTTGCGGTTGATGGTAAACTGTTAAAAGCCGAAAAGTATGTTTATCTTTTGCTTAATAAACCCAAAGGCGTGCTAACAACACTGGAAGATCCGCAGGGCCGTAAAACAGTGGCCGATATTGTTGCCAAAATCCCCGAACGCATTTATCCTGTCGGCAGATTGGATTATAACACCGAGGGCTTGTTAGTTATGACTAATGACGGTGATATTACCCACGCCTTAACTCATCCCAGTCATGAGATCAGCAAAACTTATCTGGCTAAGGTCGAAGGCTTTCCCCCGGAAGAAAAGCTTGATAAACTGCGGGTGGGTATTAAGCTGGAAGACGGGGTTACCGCCCCCGCCAAGATTAACATAGTGGATATTGACAGGGAGAAAAAGCTAACCACTTTGGAAATAATCATTTATGAAGGAAAAAACAGACAGATCCGCCGGATGTGCGAGGCGATCGGCTACCCTGTGAAAAATTTAAAGCGAATTCAATATGCCTTCTTAACGCTGGAAGGGCTTCGCCGGGGGCAGTACCGCCTGTTGCTGCCCCGGGAGGTAGAAGAACTTAAATTGCTTGGCAGGAAAAAAAACGGCTAA
- a CDS encoding DUF5359 family protein translates to MENRNHKFRRQQFLTVDRWLIRLATIAVVLLLTVQTLLLSSDARKYLSLVDKLEGDQITSPAIMYAADIPWPNPAKEMNVVNKVVTRSIRTLRPSQNITIRMINPPASDDVIVTVNGETGGRFGKGNVELTVYDGDYIEIDAAKIKTPVQFIINTHPGNIVNPVDGIMLESKNNIIVVGKVVFKH, encoded by the coding sequence ATGGAAAACCGGAATCATAAGTTCCGCCGCCAGCAGTTTCTTACTGTTGATCGCTGGTTAATACGGCTGGCAACAATTGCCGTTGTTTTGCTGTTAACTGTGCAGACGCTCCTTTTAAGCAGTGATGCGCGTAAATATCTTTCCCTGGTGGATAAGCTGGAAGGGGATCAAATAACATCGCCGGCGATCATGTATGCCGCCGATATTCCCTGGCCTAACCCGGCTAAAGAAATGAATGTCGTGAACAAGGTCGTCACCCGGTCCATCCGCACCCTGCGGCCCAGTCAGAATATAACGATTCGCATGATTAACCCACCGGCCAGTGATGATGTAATTGTTACGGTAAATGGAGAAACAGGCGGCCGGTTTGGCAAAGGGAATGTCGAACTGACCGTCTATGACGGCGACTATATTGAGATAGATGCTGCGAAAATAAAAACGCCTGTACAGTTTATCATTAATACCCATCCTGGTAATATCGTAAATCCGGTCGACGGCATTATGCTGGAAAGCAAAAATAATATAATTGTGGTGGGCAAGGTTGTTTTCAAGCATTAA